From the genome of Scytonema hofmannii PCC 7110, one region includes:
- a CDS encoding Dyp-type peroxidase, whose translation MHPLKLKDIQGIIIRGYSNLRAACFVLLEIQNAKATKQWLLTLSNSLQNGEERPSKTCLNIAFTYEGLKALGVDKHTLSTFSNEFKEGMVTSHRSRFLGDREESAPELWEWGGPNTATVHILLMLYASDEAALLELYEFHAKNFAGGAVQMNKLETFFPKDEEDVRREHFGFRDGISQPIIEGLSRVGSPENTIKAGEFILGYPNEYGLYTERPMVKAQQDPQGILPNDIEGSGDRDLGQNGSYLVFRQLSQRVQEFWRFLDDATKESNGQSNPNAQIELASKMVGRWPDGAPLVKTPDRDEPALANDNDFDYHHTDPHGFKCPLSAHIRRSNPRDSLDPAPGTEKSIAINKRHRILRRGRSYGMPIAASMNPRDILNAEVSGERGMHFICINANIGRQFEFVQQTWINNPKFSGLYSDTDALIGDRNLEGIEATVTFTEQSMPVRKRIIGLPRFVVVRGGAYFFLPSISAFRYLASM comes from the coding sequence ATGCACCCCCTCAAACTTAAGGATATTCAAGGAATTATTATACGGGGTTACTCTAATTTAAGAGCCGCTTGTTTTGTATTGCTTGAGATTCAAAATGCTAAAGCTACAAAACAGTGGCTGCTGACATTGAGCAATAGTCTTCAGAATGGTGAAGAACGACCATCGAAGACTTGCTTGAATATTGCCTTCACCTATGAAGGACTAAAAGCGTTGGGTGTCGATAAACACACACTTAGTACATTCTCTAATGAGTTTAAAGAAGGTATGGTCACTTCCCATCGCAGTCGTTTTCTTGGCGATCGCGAAGAAAGTGCGCCTGAATTGTGGGAATGGGGCGGTCCAAATACAGCAACAGTACACATCCTTCTTATGCTGTATGCAAGTGATGAAGCGGCTCTTTTGGAGTTGTACGAATTTCATGCCAAAAACTTTGCAGGCGGTGCTGTGCAAATGAATAAGCTAGAAACTTTTTTCCCTAAGGATGAAGAGGATGTACGTCGAGAACATTTTGGCTTCCGAGACGGTATCTCGCAACCAATCATTGAAGGGCTGAGCAGAGTTGGCTCGCCAGAGAACACGATCAAAGCAGGAGAATTTATTCTCGGCTACCCCAATGAGTATGGGTTGTATACAGAAAGACCGATGGTGAAAGCCCAACAAGATCCGCAGGGTATCTTACCTAACGATATCGAAGGTTCTGGAGACCGCGATTTGGGTCAAAATGGTAGTTACCTCGTTTTTCGACAACTGAGTCAGAGGGTTCAGGAATTCTGGCGTTTTCTGGATGACGCAACTAAAGAAAGTAATGGTCAGAGTAACCCCAATGCTCAGATCGAGCTGGCGTCGAAAATGGTCGGACGTTGGCCTGACGGCGCACCTTTGGTGAAAACACCAGATCGGGATGAACCAGCACTGGCCAATGATAACGACTTTGATTACCATCACACAGATCCTCACGGTTTTAAGTGTCCTTTGAGCGCACACATTCGCCGCTCCAATCCCCGTGATTCGCTAGACCCTGCTCCAGGTACAGAAAAGTCAATTGCTATCAATAAGAGACACCGGATTCTACGTAGAGGTCGCAGCTATGGGATGCCAATTGCTGCATCTATGAATCCGCGAGATATTTTAAACGCCGAAGTCTCTGGAGAACGAGGTATGCATTTTATCTGTATAAACGCTAACATTGGTCGGCAGTTTGAGTTCGTTCAGCAGACCTGGATCAACAATCCAAAATTCAGTGGATTGTACAGCGATACCGATGCTTTAATTGGCGATCGCAACCTTGAAGGAATCGAAGCAACAGTCACCTTTACAGAACAGTCTATGCCAGTTAGAAAGCGCATAATTGGTCTCCCCAGATTTGTTGTGGTTCGGGGAGGTGCCTACTTTTTCTTACCAAGCATCAGTGCGTTTCGGTACTTAGCATCTATGTAA
- a CDS encoding catalase family protein encodes MNIPKIINTLIEAFIKFTRRLNPKLRDGFDWLFQKPIEAITQFFINLGRKKENLNIAEEKILPNEEEIQNQIAKQMTDFLVKHYTGKTAERAGNTKTYGIVKGSFEILRDLPNELRQGIFNESRIYPAWIRFAGPGPFVTHDLDDNGILSIGVKLMGVEGEKLIDDEKMTQDFTGISAPTFTTPNIVENLKLQQQVYNDTPAWYFLNPFDSHLLDAMMQGLYAKAHTSPLEVTYFSCVPYLYGEGKAIKYSIKPCIGETTEIPKNPSYDYLREAMVKVLDKREVCFDFMVQLQTDPYKMPIENTSVIWSEKLSPWIKVATIHIPSQKFDSPDQLKFARNLSFNPWHSIAAHRPLGNQNRARKYIYLATSKFRQQMNQDQRIEPNGDEVFNESVQEVL; translated from the coding sequence ATGAATATTCCTAAAATTATTAATACTTTAATTGAAGCTTTCATCAAATTTACACGACGACTTAACCCTAAGTTGAGAGACGGATTTGATTGGTTATTTCAAAAGCCAATTGAAGCCATAACACAGTTTTTTATAAATTTAGGAAGAAAAAAGGAAAACCTGAATATTGCTGAGGAAAAAATTCTTCCTAATGAAGAAGAAATCCAGAATCAAATTGCTAAACAAATGACCGATTTTTTGGTCAAGCACTATACTGGAAAAACTGCAGAAAGAGCAGGCAATACAAAAACCTACGGCATTGTTAAAGGTAGTTTTGAAATTTTACGCGATTTACCTAATGAGCTAAGACAAGGTATATTTAATGAATCTAGAATCTATCCAGCTTGGATCAGGTTTGCAGGACCTGGACCATTTGTAACGCACGATCTTGATGATAATGGCATCCTTAGTATCGGTGTGAAATTGATGGGCGTAGAGGGAGAAAAATTAATTGATGATGAGAAAATGACCCAAGATTTTACGGGTATAAGTGCTCCTACCTTTACCACCCCAAATATTGTCGAGAATCTCAAACTTCAACAACAAGTTTATAATGATACTCCCGCATGGTATTTCTTGAATCCTTTTGATTCACACCTGCTCGATGCTATGATGCAGGGACTGTATGCAAAAGCACATACTAGCCCACTAGAGGTTACATATTTTAGTTGTGTACCATATCTTTATGGTGAAGGAAAAGCCATTAAGTATTCGATAAAACCATGCATAGGTGAGACAACGGAAATACCTAAAAATCCATCCTACGATTACCTTAGAGAAGCAATGGTGAAGGTACTGGATAAGCGAGAAGTTTGTTTTGATTTTATGGTGCAATTGCAAACAGACCCTTACAAAATGCCGATCGAGAACACTTCTGTTATCTGGTCTGAAAAACTCTCTCCATGGATTAAAGTAGCCACAATCCACATTCCCTCTCAAAAATTTGATTCTCCCGATCAACTCAAATTTGCCCGAAACTTATCTTTCAACCCCTGGCATAGTATAGCTGCTCATCGCCCCTTAGGGAATCAGAACAGAGCCAGAAAGTATATTTATTTGGCAACATCCAAGTTTCGACAGCAGATGAATCAAGATCAAAGAATTGAGCCAAACGGGGATGAGGTTTTTAACGAATCAGTACAGGAAGTCCTTTGA
- a CDS encoding ATP-binding protein, whose amino-acid sequence MRLGRQFNVEKTYTGFGLQGMQERVQLLGGQFQIHSTPGQGTCIQIMIPR is encoded by the coding sequence TTGAGATTGGGAAGACAATTCAATGTAGAGAAAACCTATACTGGTTTTGGTTTGCAGGGAATGCAAGAACGAGTTCAGTTGTTAGGAGGTCAATTTCAAATTCATAGTACACCTGGTCAAGGAACTTGCATTCAAATCATGATTCCTCGGTAG
- a CDS encoding cupin domain-containing protein translates to MNAATNTKKCVIPVFKSPNDYQAYRISPESTNRLALVFDPMSTSTSLTYCVEIFDVGGKRPPNRHQMAVEMFFVLKGEGVAMCDGKAVNIRAGDSVLVPPTGIHVIENTGMGRLYTLSIMVPNEDFAEPIRTGIPVELDEEDMAVLQRSDALLL, encoded by the coding sequence ATGAATGCTGCTACAAATACAAAAAAGTGTGTGATTCCGGTGTTCAAATCGCCAAACGATTATCAGGCTTATCGTATTAGTCCGGAGTCTACGAATCGGTTGGCGCTCGTGTTTGATCCGATGAGTACGAGTACTTCTTTGACGTATTGTGTTGAAATTTTTGATGTCGGTGGGAAAAGGCCACCCAATCGGCATCAAATGGCGGTGGAAATGTTTTTTGTCCTCAAAGGAGAGGGCGTAGCAATGTGTGACGGCAAAGCCGTAAATATTCGCGCCGGAGACAGCGTTCTAGTGCCGCCAACCGGAATTCATGTGATTGAAAACACGGGGATGGGTCGCCTCTATACGCTTAGCATTATGGTTCCCAACGAGGATTTTGCTGAACCGATCCGCACCGGCATACCGGTTGAACTGGATGAAGAGGATATGGCAGTGTTGCAGCGATCGGACGCGCTGCTCCTGTAA
- a CDS encoding FAD-dependent oxidoreductase, whose amino-acid sequence MDIAIIGGGIGGLATANALLKKGFNVQVYERAQALRPIGAGLSLTPNGLNSLNTVQPGIAEILIGAGSPMNTLTLKRSTGEMIATKAMTLMQQYGQPMLSIQWSKLQAILASVLPPEIVHLHHRCVGFEQQDNSVKVRFEDGKTVQADLLIGADGINSAVRQELIGDGTPTYAGRMSWRAVIPYSHKQLPPDAATLITALHDKNILLIDVGEGYIFWSAGALSTDDSVCQRASDAKARVLDLFAGWAEPVEAIIEATPAEDIVERPILDRPPLNNWSKGRVTLLGDAAHPVVPSLGQGANMAFEDAYELAECFANAPNIETALHAYETSRIPRTTAIYDRSATQGRDSYQPESETLFNKMMQPSQMSQDNFEAWLYSYNSATPH is encoded by the coding sequence ATGGACATTGCGATTATTGGCGGGGGAATTGGCGGGTTGGCAACTGCAAATGCACTGCTCAAAAAAGGATTCAACGTGCAGGTTTATGAGCGAGCACAAGCTTTGCGACCAATTGGTGCAGGTTTGTCTTTGACGCCCAACGGATTGAATAGCCTCAATACAGTTCAACCAGGGATAGCTGAGATATTGATCGGCGCAGGCAGCCCAATGAATACGCTGACGCTCAAACGTAGCACTGGAGAGATGATCGCCACAAAAGCAATGACGCTGATGCAGCAATACGGTCAGCCCATGCTCAGCATTCAGTGGTCAAAGCTGCAAGCCATCCTCGCATCAGTACTACCACCCGAAATTGTTCATCTCCACCATCGCTGTGTTGGTTTTGAGCAGCAGGACAACAGCGTTAAAGTCCGTTTTGAAGATGGAAAAACCGTCCAGGCTGACTTGCTGATTGGGGCAGACGGCATTAATTCTGCGGTCAGGCAGGAACTCATTGGAGACGGTACTCCTACCTATGCAGGACGAATGTCCTGGCGTGCTGTTATTCCATATTCCCATAAGCAACTACCTCCCGACGCAGCTACCTTAATCACGGCACTCCATGACAAAAATATTTTGCTGATCGATGTCGGCGAGGGTTATATCTTTTGGAGTGCAGGGGCGCTATCAACAGACGATTCTGTTTGTCAACGGGCAAGTGACGCGAAGGCACGAGTTCTAGATCTGTTCGCAGGGTGGGCAGAGCCTGTGGAGGCAATCATTGAAGCAACACCTGCGGAGGATATTGTAGAGCGACCGATTTTGGATCGACCGCCCCTAAACAACTGGAGCAAAGGCAGAGTAACGCTTTTGGGGGATGCGGCTCATCCCGTTGTTCCCTCGCTCGGACAAGGCGCAAACATGGCGTTTGAAGATGCCTATGAACTGGCGGAGTGTTTTGCTAATGCACCAAATATAGAAACAGCACTGCACGCCTATGAAACCAGTCGGATTCCTCGAACAACCGCGATTTACGATCGCAGTGCTACCCAGGGTCGTGACTCTTATCAACCAGAGAGTGAAACTTTGTTCAATAAAATGATGCAGCCTTCCCAGATGAGTCAGGATAACTTTGAAGCATGGCTCTACAGCTATAACTCTGCTACACCTCATTGA
- a CDS encoding ScyD/ScyE family protein: MDRKLGNRDKPGTACAKGDKLGTACASRSCQLNQERKKIMAETVASRILGTLDNDVLFGTPGDDVIDTLAGNAQPGEPPQKPQIEVLASGLDGPRKLSFGSDGALYVAEAGRGGPGASIPSPSQPGAVLSYGATGAITRIQDGTVERVVTGLPSLALPDGGDASGVHDIEFDAYGNAYAIVGFASNPANRDSIIQVPDFSHLIAIDNFDGGSSWTRLIDFGAYELNNNPDGQDVNTNLYDLLIEDNTVYVLDTGGNDLLSQRAFGGEITLETVFPSRTATDPITGQSVEQQSVPTAVTVGADGAFYVSELTGYPFPAGAAQIYRLAADGQPEVYADGFTNIVDLASDKSGGLYVLEYDADGILTGSDAGALIYLSPDGKTRTTITDELVSPTGLTIGADGDLYISNKGFIAGQGEVLRLSLEQNTPFSNRSPLDQATTTGATGLWIVASESA, encoded by the coding sequence TTGGATCGTAAATTGGGCAATCGCGATAAGCCGGGTACGGCTTGCGCCAAAGGCGATAAGCTGGGTACAGCTTGCGCTTCGCGATCGTGTCAACTTAATCAAGAAAGGAAAAAAATTATGGCTGAAACAGTTGCTTCAAGAATTCTAGGTACGTTGGATAATGACGTTCTTTTTGGTACGCCCGGAGATGATGTGATTGATACATTGGCTGGTAATGCTCAACCCGGAGAACCGCCACAGAAACCGCAAATTGAGGTGCTGGCATCTGGTCTAGATGGTCCCCGTAAGCTGAGCTTTGGTTCGGATGGGGCGCTGTATGTTGCAGAAGCCGGACGCGGAGGACCTGGAGCAAGTATTCCGTCTCCCAGTCAACCGGGTGCAGTTTTATCCTATGGCGCAACGGGTGCGATTACCCGAATCCAAGACGGCACTGTGGAACGAGTTGTGACCGGACTGCCCTCGCTGGCATTGCCCGATGGCGGAGATGCATCTGGTGTCCATGACATTGAGTTTGATGCGTATGGCAACGCCTATGCGATCGTCGGGTTTGCCAGCAATCCCGCCAATCGAGACAGCATTATTCAGGTGCCTGATTTTAGTCACTTGATTGCGATCGATAACTTTGACGGGGGTAGTTCGTGGACAAGACTGATCGATTTTGGCGCGTATGAACTCAACAATAATCCCGATGGGCAAGATGTTAATACTAACCTCTATGACTTACTGATTGAGGACAATACTGTTTATGTTCTGGATACAGGGGGCAATGATTTACTCAGTCAAAGAGCCTTTGGCGGTGAAATAACGCTAGAAACAGTCTTTCCGTCTCGTACTGCGACCGATCCAATTACAGGACAATCAGTGGAACAGCAGTCTGTGCCCACCGCAGTTACCGTAGGTGCAGATGGCGCATTCTATGTCAGCGAACTGACCGGGTATCCGTTCCCAGCAGGAGCCGCTCAAATTTATCGCCTCGCGGCTGACGGTCAACCGGAAGTCTATGCAGACGGGTTTACGAATATCGTCGATCTCGCCTCTGATAAGTCTGGCGGTTTGTATGTTCTGGAATACGATGCGGATGGCATCTTGACGGGTAGTGATGCAGGTGCCCTGATCTATTTGTCCCCAGATGGTAAAACTCGCACCACAATCACGGATGAACTAGTTTCTCCAACAGGTCTAACAATCGGTGCGGATGGCGACCTTTACATTTCTAACAAAGGCTTTATTGCCGGACAGGGAGAGGTGCTCCGGTTGAGTTTAGAGCAGAATACACCCTTCTCCAATCGATCGCCGCTCGATCAAGCTACGACAACTGGTGCGACCGGACTGTGGATTGTCGCAAGCGAATCTGCTTAA
- a CDS encoding glutathione S-transferase, whose translation MIIVHHLNNSRSQRVLWLLEELGLEYDIKYYQRDPKTLLAPASLRQVHPLGKSPVITDGTLTLAESGAILEYLIEHYGEGRLAPLPGTPERLRYTYWLHYAEGSAMPPLLLKLVFDRIEQQPLPFFVKPIARQIASRTKQTLIEPQLRQHLDYLEAELEKSLWFAGDEFTAADIQMSFPIEAAAARAGLDASRPKLMKFLDRIHARPAYQRALERGGAYKLAS comes from the coding sequence ATGATTATCGTTCACCACTTAAATAATTCTCGTTCCCAGCGTGTCTTGTGGCTGCTAGAAGAACTTGGACTGGAGTATGACATCAAGTATTACCAACGCGATCCCAAAACCCTGCTAGCACCAGCCTCCCTGCGTCAGGTTCATCCACTCGGCAAATCGCCAGTCATTACTGACGGGACACTCACTTTAGCGGAGTCTGGAGCCATCCTTGAGTACCTGATTGAGCATTATGGCGAAGGACGACTGGCACCACTGCCTGGTACGCCAGAGAGATTGCGCTATACTTATTGGCTGCATTATGCTGAAGGTTCCGCCATGCCGCCCTTATTGTTGAAACTGGTTTTTGACCGCATTGAGCAGCAACCCCTACCGTTTTTCGTCAAGCCGATCGCACGACAGATCGCGAGCCGCACCAAGCAGACTTTGATTGAACCTCAGCTTAGGCAACATCTCGATTACTTGGAGGCAGAACTTGAAAAAAGTCTTTGGTTTGCAGGTGATGAGTTCACAGCCGCCGATATTCAGATGAGCTTCCCAATCGAAGCAGCCGCTGCACGTGCCGGTTTAGATGCCAGCCGTCCGAAGCTGATGAAATTTCTTGATCGCATCCACGCCCGTCCGGCTTATCAGCGGGCGTTAGAACGAGGTGGTGCTTACAAACTTGCAAGTTAA
- a CDS encoding DUF5915 domain-containing protein: MAPFISEFIYQNLVLSIFSNEVETVHLATWPQWDSALIDDSLMRDMNALVRIVELGRAGRATAGVKTRQPFAEVLVRVQNEAELIGLKNLEDLLQEELNVKSVTYLDVMADFVDYTVKPNLLLLGKRLGHLLPTFKKVLETLDNRQIVLWIERAFERLFLFQNA; this comes from the coding sequence ATGGCTCCTTTCATCAGCGAGTTCATTTATCAAAACTTAGTACTCAGTATTTTTTCAAACGAAGTAGAAACCGTACATTTAGCAACTTGGCCTCAGTGGGACTCTGCCCTAATTGATGATTCCCTAATGCGTGACATGAATGCACTTGTACGAATTGTTGAGTTAGGACGGGCTGGTCGTGCTACAGCCGGAGTCAAGACACGTCAACCCTTTGCTGAAGTTTTGGTAAGGGTTCAAAACGAAGCAGAGCTTATAGGGTTGAAAAATTTAGAAGATTTGCTACAAGAAGAACTCAATGTCAAATCAGTGACATACTTAGACGTAATGGCAGATTTTGTAGATTATACCGTGAAACCTAATTTGCTACTTTTGGGCAAGCGGCTCGGTCATTTGCTACCTACGTTTAAGAAAGTGCTGGAAACTCTTGACAATCGCCAAATTGTCCTGTGGATAGAGCGAGCATTTGAGCGTTTATTTTTGTTCCAGAATGCTTGA